TCACGTTCCCCGAGCACGTGAAGATGATGCTCGATCTCTCTGTGCTGGCGATGCAGTGCGACGTCACCCGCGTCGTGACCTTCATGCTGGGTAACGCCGGCAGCGGGCGAAACTATGACTTCATCGGCGTGAGTGGCGGGCACCATCAGCTTTCGCACCATCAAAGCCAACAGTCCAACTACGACAAGCTCACCAAGATCGACACTTGGGAGATCACGCAGTTGGCCTACTTGTTGGAGAAGATGGACCAGGTGAGCGAGGGCTCGGGCACGTTGCTGGACAATGCGGCGGTCTTCTTCTCCAGCGAGATCGAGGACGGCAACGCACACCGTCACACGAACCTGCCCGTACTGCTCGCAGGCGGACTGGGCGGGGCGCTACCAACGGGTCAGCACTTGAAGTTCGCCGACAAGACGCCGCTGGCGAACCTGTTCGTGACGCTGTTGAACCAGATGGGCATCGCCACTGGCAGCTTCGGCCAGAACAGCACCGGCGCCCTCAGCTTGGGTTGAGAGCGGCGCTCAAACCCGTCCGTCGCCAGACGGCCGATCCATCCGCGCTTGCGTCGTTGCTTGCTGCAGGGCGTTCGGGCGGTGGCTTTCCCAAGACTCCGTCGCTAGACTGCAGGTATGGAAGGGGCGCTGCTCGAGGCCTGGTCACGTGGTGACACGGAAGCGGGCCGACGGCTCTACGCGACCCACTTCGACGCGGTCTACCGCTTCTTCCGCACGAAGGTAGACGGCGACGTCTCTGACCTGGTGCAAGAAACCTTCGTGGCAGCACTGCAAGCCGCGGCCAGGTTCGAGGGCCGAAGCTCGGTGAAGACGTTTCTGCTTGGGGTGGCGCGCCACCATCTCTTCGATCACTACCGCAGCAAGCAGCGTGCGCTGACCCACGACATGAGCATCAGCGCCGTCAACGACACGGCTCCTCGGGCCAGCGAGTTGGTGCTGCGCAAGAGCGAGCAGCGGCTCGTGCTCGAAGCGCTCCGCAGGCTCTCCGTCGACGACCAGACGTTGCTCGAGCTCTTCTACTGGGAAGAACTCTCCGGCTCCGAGCTGGCACAGATCTTCGAGGTTCCCGAAGGAACCATTCGCAGCCGGCTACGTCGCGCGCATGAGCGTCTGCGCAGTGCCGTCGAGAGTCTTGCGACGTCGAGCGAGCAATTGAGCTCGACGATGTCGAATCTCGAAGGCTGGGCGGCGTCCCTGCGCAACGAGCTGCTGAGCGCTTCGTCCACTTGAGATGGCGGCGCCCATCTCACCGCGCTACCAGGTTCTGGAAACCGTCGGGCGGGGCGGCATGGGGCATGTCGAGCTGGTACTCGACACGGAGCGAGGCGAGCGTGTCGCGCGCAAGCGCCTGCGCTCCATGTCCGCCATGGGTATTCGCCGATTGAAGCGCGAGTTTCGCACCCTCGTCGCGCTGGAACACGAGCACCTCGTGCGCCTCTACGAGCTCGGCGAGGACGAGAGCGGCACTTTCTACACCATGGAGTGGATCGATGGCGCGGATCTCACAGACCGTCTTGCCAGTCTCGGTCCGCGTGCATTCGTGCTCGACGTTCTGCCGTCACTGCTATCGGCGCTCGTCTTCCTTCACGGCGCAGGCCTGGTCCACGGCGATCTCAAGCCCGGCAACGTTCGCCTGCGACGAGACGGCGCGGTGAAGCTTCTCGATTTCGGGCTGGCGGCAGCCGCTGGGCGCGTCGCCGACGAAACGGGAGGGACGCCGCGATACATGGCACCCGAAGTCCACTCTCGCCACGCCGCATCGCCTCTGATGGATGCCTACGCCCTGGGCGTGATGCTGTTCGAAGCGTGCTGCGGTCGACCCCCGACGACCGAAGCCGGCGGACTTCTCGACCGCGACGCGCAGGCCCAGATCCTGGCGGCAACGGCGGGCGTTCACGAGACTCTGGCTGCCGTGTGCCTCGACTTGCTCGAGGTCGATCCAGCGCGGCGTCTGCTCGTGGCCGGCGTTGCCGCGCGACTCGGCGATCTCGTTCGCGTCGTAGAGCGTGCCGACCGCGCTCAGGCTCCACTGCTTGGACGTGAAGCGGCGATGCAGTCGCTCCGTGCTTGGTTGCACGACAAGCGCCCTCTCGGCGTCGTGCTCGGGCCGAGCGGGATCGGCAAGACACGCGTGCTGGACACGGTGATCGAGGAGCATCGCCGAGCGGGCGGGCGGGCGCTCACTGCGACCTGTCGTCCGGAGGAGCGTATCGCCTTCAACGCCATCGACGAGGTCGTGGATCGACTGGTGTCGCTCTTGCCGCGTGAGGATGTGGGCGTGAATGAACGCGCGCAAATCGCGGCGTGGGTGTTTCCCGTGCTCGCGGAGGTCGCCGGCATCGACCTGGACAAGATGCGCGCGCGCGCCCGCACCCATCAGGCGCTATTTGGGGAAACGGTGTCGGCATCTCGCGAAGATGCCTTCGGCGCGTTGATCGAGCTGTTCGGCATCGCAGCGCAAGATGGCCTGCTGATCGGCTTCGACGACTTTCACTGGGCGGACGAGGACTCCATCGCATTCGTCGAGCGCTTGAGCGCCGCGCACATCCCGGGGCTGACCCTGCTCGCGACGCTTCGCGACGACGTGGGGCAAACTGCCGCGCTGCACTGGGCGCTCGCGCGCGCGGACTTGCACCTAGTGTTGCCGCCTCTGGCAGGTGCGGATCTGCTCGCGATCGCGCAGCACACAGCGCATTCAGCCGACCCAGCCGCTGCCAGCGATCTCGACGAGTCTCTCGTCGCCAAGATCGCCGGGGGTCGCCCCGCCCTCGCCGAAGCCTGTGGTCGCGGTCTGCTCTCCTCGGATCAAACTGCTGTGCATACGGCACCGGAGCTCGAATCGGTGGTTGCAGCGTTGGTGGCCGCGGACGATTGGATCGACGTCGCGAGCTTGGCGCAGGCCGCCAGTGCCTCCCCCGGTGAAGTCATCGATCGCACTCGCACGCTGGAGCGGCGTGGACTGGTGCGCCGCTCCTCGGATGCTCGACGCATCACCCACGACACGCTGCACGTCCTGCTCCGCGCTTCCTTGCCGAAAGACAGCATCGTCCGCGCTCACGGCGCCCTGGCGGACTTGTCGCTCCGTGCAGGACGCGTGGATGGCGGACTCGTGCGGCATCTCTTGGCGGCGCGCCGCGAGCAGGAGGCAGGGCGCCTCGCCGTGAGTGCCGCCCGCGACGCCGAAGCGCGCGCGGCTCACTCGCTGGCGGCAGACTTGTACGACGTTGCGCTCGAACACGGCGGTGGGGATCTGCGCGAACTCTTGCCCGCGCAAGCGGCGTCCCTCGAGCACAGCGCGCGCTACGCCGAGGCGGCGCGCTGTCATGCTCGCCGGGCAGAACTCGCAGGCGAGGCTAGCCGGGAGCAAGACGTCATCGACGCGCGACTCGCCGAGGCCCACGCGCTCCTCGCGGGCAATGATGTCTCCCGTGGCGCCGATCTGCTCGAGCAAACGCAGCGCCACTGGTTCGGCGGCGGCAAGCTGTCGGCCGTGCGGGATCTCTGGGCTGGAATTCGCTTTCTGCGCGGGCCCGCAGTCGCAAAGAGCCACGCGACGCCAAGCAACGCGACGCCAAGCAACGCGACGAGCCACGCGACGCCAAGCCGCGCAACGCCGAGCCACGCGGCAGCGCACACGGCCGCCGGTTCCGCGCGGCGAGAGCTCAAGCTCGCGATGATGGTCTCTTTCTACGATCCCCTCGCCGGCGTTCGCTTGCTGCAACGCGCACGCGATCGCTTCGACGCCACGGGAGCCAGACGCGAGGCAGCCTGGTGCGACTTCATCTTCTCCCACTTTGCCCAGTACGGCACGGACCAGCGCGGCGAGGTTCTGCTCTCCACTCGCTACCGCGAGTCGGCGCGGCGCCGCCTCGCCCACGAATCGGATCTGGCACCGGAACTACGGGCGATGGATCCCTTTCTCGCAGGCGTCGACGCGCTGCGCGCCGGCACTTTCAGCGAAGCGATTGCGCAGCTGGAAGACGCAAGTGAGATCCTCGAAAGCGCCGGGCTGCGCGGAACCTTCGAGCACATGATGGTGCTGTCCATGCGCTGCCAGCTGCACTTCTTCGACCAAGATCCGGCTGCCCTGGAAGCGGATCTCCTTCGCTACCAGAGCACGGTGCGCGCCAGCTCCGACACCGCGTTTCGCAGTCACCTGTACTTTCTCGAGATGGGGCTCCGGCTACTCCAGGGTCGCTTTGACGACGCTCGGGAAGTGATTCGCAGCGTGGGCGAAGTGCTCCCCGCCAACCGCCCGACGATTCAGCGCTTCGTCGCCGAGCGCTACGAACCCTGGGCGGACGTCTACGACGGCGACGTGCTGCAGGCCCGTGTTCGCTTCCGCGCGGCCAGCGCACGCGGGCGGCGATTCCGTGTCGAGCAATCGATGTTTCGTGCGGTGTACTGCTCCATCGGCGGCCTGCTCGAGGCAGCAGCCCTGCGCCTGGGGGAGCGCAGCGCCAGCCTGCGTCGCGTGCGTGCGCTCGCATCGCGCTATGATCGCTCGCCGCCGCTGATGGAAGGTGTCTCGTTGCGCACCCTGGCCTACGCAGCCGACGCCCAGGGCAGCCCCGCGCGCGCCCTGGAACTTCTGCAGCAAGCCGAGGCACGCGCCGAGGCGGCGGGACGGCGCATCGACGTGGCGACCGCGCGCTTTCAGCGCGGGCTGCGCCTCGGCGGAGACGAGGGCCG
The nucleotide sequence above comes from Polyangiaceae bacterium. Encoded proteins:
- a CDS encoding protein kinase — translated: MAAPISPRYQVLETVGRGGMGHVELVLDTERGERVARKRLRSMSAMGIRRLKREFRTLVALEHEHLVRLYELGEDESGTFYTMEWIDGADLTDRLASLGPRAFVLDVLPSLLSALVFLHGAGLVHGDLKPGNVRLRRDGAVKLLDFGLAAAAGRVADETGGTPRYMAPEVHSRHAASPLMDAYALGVMLFEACCGRPPTTEAGGLLDRDAQAQILAATAGVHETLAAVCLDLLEVDPARRLLVAGVAARLGDLVRVVERADRAQAPLLGREAAMQSLRAWLHDKRPLGVVLGPSGIGKTRVLDTVIEEHRRAGGRALTATCRPEERIAFNAIDEVVDRLVSLLPREDVGVNERAQIAAWVFPVLAEVAGIDLDKMRARARTHQALFGETVSASREDAFGALIELFGIAAQDGLLIGFDDFHWADEDSIAFVERLSAAHIPGLTLLATLRDDVGQTAALHWALARADLHLVLPPLAGADLLAIAQHTAHSADPAAASDLDESLVAKIAGGRPALAEACGRGLLSSDQTAVHTAPELESVVAALVAADDWIDVASLAQAASASPGEVIDRTRTLERRGLVRRSSDARRITHDTLHVLLRASLPKDSIVRAHGALADLSLRAGRVDGGLVRHLLAARREQEAGRLAVSAARDAEARAAHSLAADLYDVALEHGGGDLRELLPAQAASLEHSARYAEAARCHARRAELAGEASREQDVIDARLAEAHALLAGNDVSRGADLLEQTQRHWFGGGKLSAVRDLWAGIRFLRGPAVAKSHATPSNATPSNATSHATPSRATPSHAAAHTAAGSARRELKLAMMVSFYDPLAGVRLLQRARDRFDATGARREAAWCDFIFSHFAQYGTDQRGEVLLSTRYRESARRRLAHESDLAPELRAMDPFLAGVDALRAGTFSEAIAQLEDASEILESAGLRGTFEHMMVLSMRCQLHFFDQDPAALEADLLRYQSTVRASSDTAFRSHLYFLEMGLRLLQGRFDDAREVIRSVGEVLPANRPTIQRFVAERYEPWADVYDGDVLQARVRFRAASARGRRFRVEQSMFRAVYCSIGGLLEAAALRLGERSASLRRVRALASRYDRSPPLMEGVSLRTLAYAADAQGSPARALELLQQAEARAEAAGRRIDVATARFQRGLRLGGDEGRRLVDEARTTVTALGSCDQVLQEDPVWR
- a CDS encoding sigma-70 family RNA polymerase sigma factor, whose protein sequence is MEGALLEAWSRGDTEAGRRLYATHFDAVYRFFRTKVDGDVSDLVQETFVAALQAAARFEGRSSVKTFLLGVARHHLFDHYRSKQRALTHDMSISAVNDTAPRASELVLRKSEQRLVLEALRRLSVDDQTLLELFYWEELSGSELAQIFEVPEGTIRSRLRRAHERLRSAVESLATSSEQLSSTMSNLEGWAASLRNELLSASST